The genomic region aaataaaataaatacgacaacttaaaacaaaaagaaaaataaacgtaGGACGATTAAAACGACAAATTTATCAGTTATAGTCATTCGCAGTCCTTGATTCAACATTTCTGCCTTAATATATTAGGACTTGTTCTTCACATTTTTTCTCATACCTCTTCATCATTGTCATCATCATCATTCTTTCCTGCAGCCTCTTCTTCATCAACGTTTCTACCTTccattcattaaaaattacaattctttcatatctctctctctctctctctttcactcgAAAAATCTCCTATTGACTTTTAACAAAATACGTCTGGGGTCTCTCAGTTTAAAAATCTATTGACGGTAATCGAGCTAACCGATAATCCCGTTAATCGACTTTAATCTCCTCTGGAAAAATGTCTCTTGGAAATCTTGATAATTGTCCTCCGTGCGATAATTTTTCTCTGGGGACGATCAACCTCCACGCGAGACTCTCTCGGAATTCAAGTCAAATTAGGCTGCGGCGAGGGCGAAGTCGCGGACACGGAGTACGAGGCTGTGTCCTATATGAATGCCCAACATTCCAGCGTTTTCACCACGAAATCTTCTCGCGGTGCCAGCGGCTCATTTCCATAAGTGCTACAAGATTGTGACCTGCCTTGATATAGGTCTCCGTCCAGCCACAATCCAAACTTGCCACTGCAAAACAGCGAATAATATCTGTTAATTTGATGGAACTTCAATGCAAAAGaattaaatgatattatagaaacattacgatatgaataatataaacaGATTGCATATGAGGAGTGCTTCTCTGGTTCATTCAATTATATTAGTCTAGTTAGAAACTCAGTTGATCAACTTCACTTTTTATCAGTTTCTAATCTCAACAGGTAAATACACGATAGATGTtcaattttcaagaaacaaatTACTCATTCCCACGTGCTCATTGTTGCAAGATGTTGCAAGAAGATAGCACAAGTTATAGCAAATTccaagataaatttaaaaagtaagaCGAACGAATACAACGGAGAAATTAAGGTAACAGGACATAACGAAGCTTTACAAACATTATCTGTTCCCCTCCCTGAAATATTCTTTGGTAATCAAAAATCCATATCGATAACTAAATATTTGCTGTAAATGTTCCAGAAAAGTGAAACAGAAACAGCGACCAAGACAAATGacaaataatgaaattcaGTCTTGTATAACAAGGCATTAATCCTTCATATGCAATCTCCCAAACCACCGTTTCATAACAGATTAATCTACCCTAGCATAAGTAACATATAATCCTCTCTAATTAATCTCTTTCCAGTAATCCCTCGCTAAAACATTTGTCTAACAGAATTAACATATTCTATCTGATCCGGTATTAACGTTTCGAACGAGTAAAAATTCGTTCAATAAAAAATCGAAAACACTTAGAAAATGATACTCACTCTCCGGCACCGATGGCAAGGCTTTCGTTGTTGCCTTTGATGAAGTAGAGGTTGTCCCCGGTCCAGTGGAACGCCTGGAATCTGGGCGTGAACTTGAAGAGAAGAGATTCGCCGGTTCCATAGAAATGATCACTCACGTGCAAAGAGCACGAGGTCAACGCACCAAACACCTGTAACCACGTGGAAAGGATGATTCACAGTATGCCGGCTGCGGCACTAATAACGTGCAATGAGTAATGAATCCTCTGCCTCGAGGTTTCTGCGCTCTCGAGGAGCGAATTCTGCACGTGACACGGTCACGCTCTAGCCATCTTAACGAGAGTACGTGCAAGCAACGAAAGTTATAAGCGACTGTATATAATTTGTCACTTTAGTTTCTAAACTCTGTCAACCAGTATAGTTTGGTCTTAATGTAACATTAACGACATTAACAAGATAAAGCAAATATAGCGTTtggctttcttttttcacctCCAAGCGTTTAGTAAAATAACCAAATCTTTAGGAAGTGCATTTAAttgtatgtaattttaatgtacTACGGAATTTTCTAACAGGCAACTGAGATTTTGAAACGCAATTTGTCAATTCCATAAACAGATAGATATTGTTTCTGTAACAAACGACAGTTTGTTATTAACTTATTGCGTGAATTAGGATATTGTTAATTGCCATTTATATTCTACGTATATCTATTGGTAATATCTTACTGCGTAAAGCAATACACGTTGCTTGCATACAATGTCCAGGCTAAATACTTAAAGAattaacgtggtatactaacGCAAgatgcaaaataaaataggATAAAAATATGGGATTAAGAGGAGCGTAATATCATGAAGAGCAAATCAACATAGAAACTTGGAgtgaaattcaaaataaactTCTAGAACTTACGTTGCCCTCTGTATCTTCAATCACCAAGAGGATTGGGCTCTCTACCTTGGCCATCTTCCTGTACATACTGTTTAAACTAAATCCATGTTGACTGGTACTGAAAACGAGGGTCCAAAGGTAGCCCTCCGCTCTGGCAGGCAAATGCCGGCACAGTTGTTCTCTGTGCTCGTCGCTGAGGATCTCGGTGGTGCCAACCAGGTCGGGAACGATGACATCGTTGTCTATGGAGACGGCGCTGTTCGTGTACAGAGCTCGCCTGAGCTCCTCGCTCATAGACAGTACCTAGaagattaaattcaaattttagtaATTCGAAAGATCAATTCGGTCCAGGAAATTTGTTTTTGGGAAGCAGGATCTGCGAGATCGATCGCTGAGTT from Bombus fervidus isolate BK054 chromosome 11, iyBomFerv1, whole genome shotgun sequence harbors:
- the Mtd gene encoding TLD domain-containing protein mustard isoform X17; translation: MIVNPCPILKYVFQHSSRMLSVLSMSEELRRALYTNSAVSIDNDVIVPDLVGTTEILSDEHREQLCRHLPARAEGYLWTLVFSTSQHGFSLNSMYRKMAKVESPILLVIEDTEGNVFGALTSCSLHVSDHFYGTGESLLFKFTPRFQAFHWTGDNLYFIKGNNESLAIGAGDGKFGLWLDGDLYQGRSQSCSTYGNEPLAPREDFVVKTLECWAFI
- the Mtd gene encoding TLD domain-containing protein mustard isoform X15, producing the protein MNWGLSSVSNVVNLIYNQNLSNTVQNIIPFVNRRVDDLYRFIHAWVPSLYGELDENYWRERGYVLLDTDTDLSPELSPHEAGKAGEATEEEKCRQDSDEISELTRESWELIKAPYVKLYSILKTSSTSADSEQIQDPEVLSMSEELRRALYTNSAVSIDNDVIVPDLVGTTEILSDEHREQLCRHLPARAEGYLWTLVFSTSQHGFSLNSMYRKMAKVESPILLVIEDTEGNVFGALTSCSLHVSDHFYGTGESLLFKFTPRFQAFHWTGDNLYFIKGNNESLAIGAGDGKFGLWLDGDLYQGRSQSCSTYGNEPLAPREDFVVKTLECWAFI
- the Mtd gene encoding TLD domain-containing protein mustard isoform X16; the encoded protein is MPRSKFVNPITKISKFLKQKTKVLSMSEELRRALYTNSAVSIDNDVIVPDLVGTTEILSDEHREQLCRHLPARAEGYLWTLVFSTSQHGFSLNSMYRKMAKVESPILLVIEDTEGNVFGALTSCSLHVSDHFYGTGESLLFKFTPRFQAFHWTGDNLYFIKGNNESLAIGAGDGKFGLWLDGDLYQGRSQSCSTYGNEPLAPREDFVVKTLECWAFI